The following are encoded in a window of Cupriavidus oxalaticus genomic DNA:
- a CDS encoding complex I NDUFA9 subunit family protein translates to MQTSNVLVIGGAGFIGSHLVSRLAGAASASGAPLEPGSNPDSPIAPDRIVVGTRNVEHAQHLLLLPRVEVVELGLADNAALDDAIGSLGVDGIVVNLVGVLHGERADPYGEAFASAHVEMVRQIAASCLSTGVRRLLHMSALGADSQGPSMYLRSKGDGERIVRASGLDWTIFRPSVVFGPDDHFLNLFAQMQQMAPVVPLACAQARFQPVFVQDVVQAFLNAMVNPATIGRGYELGGPQVYTLEELVRFAGRASGHPRPVIALPDALARVQATIMEHMPGDPLLSRDNLDSMQLDNVLEHPVAPELDLHPASLESVMTDALAGRNRDATLTSMRASVHR, encoded by the coding sequence ATGCAGACCAGCAACGTCCTCGTCATCGGTGGCGCCGGCTTTATCGGCAGCCACCTTGTCTCGCGCCTGGCAGGCGCCGCCTCTGCCTCGGGTGCGCCGCTGGAACCGGGCAGCAATCCCGATTCGCCCATTGCCCCCGACCGCATCGTGGTCGGCACCCGCAACGTCGAGCACGCGCAGCACCTGTTGCTGCTGCCGCGCGTCGAGGTGGTGGAACTGGGGCTGGCCGACAATGCCGCGCTCGATGACGCCATCGGCTCGCTCGGGGTCGACGGCATCGTCGTCAACCTGGTCGGCGTGCTGCACGGCGAGCGTGCCGATCCCTACGGCGAGGCCTTTGCCAGCGCCCACGTGGAAATGGTGCGCCAGATCGCGGCTTCGTGCCTGTCCACCGGCGTGCGCCGGCTGTTGCATATGAGCGCGCTCGGCGCCGACAGCCAGGGGCCGTCGATGTACCTGCGCAGCAAGGGCGACGGCGAGCGCATCGTGCGCGCCAGCGGGCTGGACTGGACCATCTTCCGCCCGTCGGTGGTGTTCGGGCCAGACGACCATTTCCTCAACCTGTTCGCGCAGATGCAGCAGATGGCGCCGGTAGTGCCGCTGGCCTGCGCGCAGGCGCGCTTCCAGCCGGTGTTCGTGCAGGACGTGGTGCAGGCCTTCCTCAACGCCATGGTCAACCCGGCAACCATCGGCCGCGGCTATGAACTGGGCGGCCCGCAGGTCTATACGCTCGAAGAACTGGTGCGCTTCGCCGGCCGCGCTTCGGGCCATCCGCGCCCGGTGATCGCGCTGCCGGACGCGCTGGCGCGGGTGCAGGCGACCATCATGGAACACATGCCGGGCGATCCGCTGCTGTCGCGCGACAACCTCGACTCGATGCAGCTGGACAATGTGCTCGAACATCCGGTCGCGCCGGAGCTGGACCTGCATCCGGCCAGCCTGGAATCGGTGATGACCGATGCGCTGGCCGGGCGCAACCGCGATGCCACGCTGACCTCGATGCGCGCCAGCGTGCACCGCTGA